TCGCTGACCAGCAGTTGCGCGAGGTCGTCGGGCTGACCGGTACGAACTGCGTCTTCGAATGCGGCAAGCAGTTCGCGCTGTCTGTCCCATGAAGGCGGGTGGCGTACCTCGTCGCGGCTGATGCGGGCGTTTGCGCGCGACACCAGCTTGCGACAGGCTGCTTCATTCATATCCAGGGCGGCGGCGACGTCGGCATAACCCACGTCGAAGATCTCGCGCAGCAGATAGGCCGCCCTTTCCTTCGGCGCGAGCCGTTCCAGAACGAGCAGGAACGCCGTCGAAAGAGAGGATGAAAGCTCCAGCATCTCAGCCGGATCAGATGATTCGGTGAGCGTCTGGACCGGTTCAGGAAGCCAGTTTCCGACGTAATCGACCCGCGTCCGATACGCGGACCGAAGCATGTCGACGGCTCGACGGGTGCAGACGGTCGTCAACCATGCGCCGGGTGATTTCATGGTTGCCTTCTCCGCGTTCTGCCATCGAAGATAGGTGTCCTGGACGGCATCCTCGGCCTCGGCATGGGAGCCGAGGATGCGGTAGGCGATGCCAAGCAGGCGGGGTCTCGCGGTTTCGAAGAACGTGACCCCGTGAGGGTCGTCTGTGGTGGTCCCAGCGCGATGGACGTGTTCGGCATCGTCAGTTCCTCTGTCCTCGCGCATCGGTCTGCTCCGCCTCTTCTCTTCTGCCTGGAAGGTGATGCCTAGGCGGTCGTTCCCTTGACCCATTGTGGCGTTGCGGCGCGGAATTCGGACGTGCCTGCAATAAGGGCGGCACTCTCGCGCTCGTAGTCTGCATACCAAGGTTGTTTCATGAACTCACCGGCGCTGTCAGCATCGGCATGGATCTGAAAGACCAGGATCGCGTCGGCATCATTGTCGTCGTAGCAATAGAAGTAGGCGGGTTGCCCGTCACTGCCGGCGACATAACCGCGAACGTACTTTTCCCAGACCTGGCGGAGTTCGTCACGCTTGCCGGGCTTGGCGGTGTGCTTGATGAAGAGGGCATTCTTGCTCATTTCCGGGTTCCTTTTGGTTGGCAACCCCGTGCGCGTTGATGAGGGCCTGGGCTGCTATGTCTTGACGTTCGAGGCCGCAGGTTTGTGACAGGCGAAACGAAATAGGTGCGCGCGGCCGCGGTTTCTCCGCCGCGCAGGCCATCGTGACCGGAGGGAGCACGATGCGAGACATCGCTCGCCGAGCGGTGCCGCTGGGGCGGTGCAGCGACGTACGTGGCGTTGATGTCGCGTCATCGTGGATCGTCGAACCCGGTCGCCCGGGCGGTAGGCGCGGCGGCCTAGTCTGACTTGACGATGAAGCGCAGCACCAGCTCCACCGCATGGCGGCGAAGCGTCTCCTGGCCTTCCGGCCGGTACAGCCTGTCGCCGAAGATGCGTGAGAAGGTCGCGCGGTTGGAGACGTTGAAAAAACTCAGCGCGCTGATCTGCCAGTGCAGTTCGAGCGGTTCGATGTCGTCGCGGAACAGGCCGGCCTCGCGGCCGCGCCGGCAGATGGCCTCGAGCTTCTCGATCGCGCCGGCGTTCAGTCCGGCGATCAGCTCCGACTGCTCCATGTAGACGCCGTGATGGATGTTCTCGATCATCACGATTCGAATGAAGTCGGGGTTGCGGCTGTGGTGGTCGAAGGTGAACTCGACCAGGCGCGTCAGGGCGTCAACGGGCGGCAGGTGCTCCAGATCGAGCTTCTGCTCGCCTTCGCGGACCGTGCGGTACGCTTCCTCGAGCACGCGGCGGTAGAGGCCGTCCTTGTCGCCGAAATAATAGTAGATCATGCGCTTCGACGTGCGCGTCTTGGCTGCGATCTCATCGATGCGGGCGCCGGAAAGACCGTTGGCGGCGAATTCCGCCATGGCGACGGCCAGGATGTTCGATTGGACGCCGGCGGGATCCTGCTTCCAGCCGCCGCGGCCGCCCTTTTCCGCCTCCAGACCCAGGCCGACCATTTTCGCAACTCCTCGTTCGCAGCGGCTCTTACACGATTTAACCGCTTCGTTCAAAGCGCTTGACCGAATTAACCAGGCAGTTCAAAGTGAGCCTTCCCGCATTCTGGCCCGATGCGGGAAATGGGAGGAGTTCCGCCATGGCGGACGGGGTTGTCGACCTTCTGCGTGAAATGGCGGCGCCGCGCGCAGCGGCGGCGTCCGGGGTTCGGCGCGTGCTGGTCGGCCTTGTGGGCCGCGCCATCCAGGCGTCGCGCACGCCGGCCATGCACGAGCGCGAGGCGACGCGTCACGGGCTCGACTGCACCTATGTGCTCATCGATTTCGACCGGCTTGGCCTCGCAGACGACAGGCTGGGCGATGTCGTCGCCGCGGCCGCCGAGTGCGGGTTCGACGGCCTCAACGTCACCCATCCCTTCAAGCAGGCCGCCATCGGCCATGTCGACGCGCTGGCGCCGGAGGCGGAGGCGATCGGCGCCATCAACACGATCGTGTTCGGGGAGGCGGGCCGTACGGGACACAACACCGACAGTTGGGGCTTCTCCGAGAGCTTTCGGGAAGGGCTGCCGGGCGTTCGGCTCGATCGCGTCGTCCAGTTTGGCGCGGGCGGCGCGGGCGCTGCTGTCGCCTGCGCCCTGATGGGGCTTGGCGTCGACGCGCTCGCCATTGTCGACAGCGACACAGCGCGGGCGGATCAGCTCGTGCGGCGCATGGCGCCGCGATTTGCGGGCCGGATCGAGTTGGCGCGCGATGCCGCCTCGGCCCTCGCCGCGGCGGACGGCATCGTCAATGCGACCCCGGTCGGGATGGCGAAATATCCGGGCATGTCGTTCGATGCCCGACACCTCACCCCGCGCCATTGGGTGGCGGAGATCGTCTATTTTCCGGAGGAGACCGAGCTTCTGCGCTGCGCCCGTGCGCTGGGCTGCCGCACGCTGGCGGGGGCCGGAATGGCGATCTTCCAGGCCGTGCGCGCCTTCGAACTGTTCACCGGCAGGACGGCGGACCGGCGCGCGATGGCCAGCCATTTCGAGGCGGCGGCATGACGGCGCTGCCTGAACTGGTCGAATGGGGCAGCTGGCAACGGTTGGCTGGCTGCCATGTCCGGAAAAGGAACACCACGCCTGGGAACTGATACCAACAACACAAGGGAGGAATGACATGAAACTGGATCTTACACGCCGCCAACTGCTCGCCGGGGCCGGCATACTGGCTGTGTCTACGGCGTTTCCGGCGCTCGCGCAGGACAAGCCGAAGCTGCGCTTTTCGGCCGTCTTCTCGGAGCAGGACATTCGCGCCGAGATGATGAAGAAGTTTGCGGAGGGGGTCACCGGCGACTTCGCCTTCGAGGGCTTTTATGGCGGCAACCTCTTCAAGCAGGGCACCGAGCTCGTCGCCCTCCAGCGCGGCAACCTCGAGATGGGCAATATCGCGCCCCAGGACATCTCCAAGCAGATCCCGGCCTGGTCGATCGTGACCGCCGGCTATCTGTTCCGGGACGCGGCTCATGTCAGGGCCTTCTTCAACAGCGAGGCGGGCGCGGAACTGAAGAAGATGGCCGCGGACCAGCTTGGCGTGGTGATCCTCGGTCCCACCTATTTCGGCGTGCGCCAGGTCGGCCTCAAGCCCGACAAGGAGATCAAGACCCCGAGCGACATGGCGGGCGTCAAGCTGCGCATGCCGGGAGGCGACGCCTGGCAGTTCCTGGGCGAAGCGCTCGGCGCAAACCCGACGCCGATGGCCTATGCCGAGGTCTACACGGGCCTGCAGACCGGGGCGATCGACGGCCAGGACAACCCGTTGCCCAACGTCGAGAACATGAAGTTCTACGAGGTGATGTCGCAGATCGTGCTGACCTCGCATCTCGTCGGCTTCGACCTGCTCACCGTTTCGAAGAAGGTGTGGGACGAGATGGGCGCCGAGAAGCAGGCGAAGTTCCAGGCAGCCGCCGATGCGGCGATCGATTTCTCGACCGAAAAGCACCTCGCTCGCGAGAAGGAGCTGGTCGAGACCTTCAAGGGCAAGGGCCTGAAGATCTACGAGCCCGACGTGGCCGCTTTCCGCAAGCACGTTCAGGAGAAGTACCTGGCCTCCGACCTGGCGAAGGACTGGCCGCAGGGCATGGTCGATAAGATCAACGCCCTCTGATCGTCCACGGCGCCGAACGCCCGCTCACCGGCGTTCGGCCGCTCCCGAAGAGAGCGGGGAGAACCATGTTGCAGAAACGGCTGCCCGACCTTGGCGCGTGGCTCTACAGACGGGCCGAGAACCTGCTCGCCGGGATGCTCGGCGCGATGTTCGCGGCCTTCCTGCTGCAGATCGTCTTCCGCTATGTGCTGAACTTTCCGATCGGCTGGACCAACGAGATCAGCGTCGTTCTCTGGCTGTGGCTGGTGCTCTTCGGGGCCGCATTCGTCCTGCGCGAGGAGGAGGAAATCCGCTTCGACCTGATCTATGCAGCGGTCAGCGGGCGGACGCGGCGTGTCATGGTCGTCGCCGCCGCAGCCTGCCTGCTCATTCTCTACGGCATGTCCCTGCCGGCCACCTGGGACTACGTGACCTTCATGAAGGTCGAGAGCATGGCCTATCTGAAGATCCGGTTCGACCTGCTGTTCTCGATCTACATCGTCTTCGTGCTAGCCGCGATCGCCCGATACCTGTGGCTGGCATGGCGGGCGTTGCGGGGCGATGCGCCCGGGGAATTCGATCCGACCAAGGCGGGATCGGGCGTATGAACCTCGCCAGTCCCTTCTCGCTCTCCATCGCGGCCATCACGCTTCTCGCCTTCCTGGGGCTGCCGATCGGCCATGCGATGATCGCGGGCTCGATCTTCTACCTCTGGCTCGCCGGCCTGGACATGGGGACGGCCGCCGAGCAGTTCCTCAACGGGATGTACTCCAACTACATCATCCTGGCGGTGCCGCTTTTCGTGCTCGCTGCCGAGCTGATGAACATCGGCTCGATGACGGAGCGCCTGCTTCGCTTCTGCGACGCCTTCATCGGCCGGTTCCGCGGTGGGCTCGCCCAGGTCAACGTCCTGCAGTCGATCATCTTCGCAGGCATGTCGGGTTCGGCCATCGCCGACGCCGCCGGCACCGGCAAGATGATGCAGAACATGATGACCAAGGACGACAAGTATCCGGCGAGCTTTGCGGCGGCGCTGACTGCCGCGACCGCGGTGATCGGCCCCATCATCCCACCTTCGATCCCGATGGTGATCTACGCGCTCGTGTCGGATGCCTCGATCGGCTATCTGTTCCTTGGCGGGGTCATTCCTGGTCTTCTGATGGCGCTGTCGCAGATGGCGATCGTCGCCGTCGCCGCCCGCCGGCGCAACTTCCCCGTCGAAACGCCGACGCCGCTGCGCGAACTGCCCGGCATCACCTGGCGCGCCTTCCCGACCCTGATGATGCCGGTCGTGCTGCTGGGCGGCATCTACACCGGCGCGACGACGCCGACCGAAGCGGCGGCGATCGCAGCCGCCTATGCGCTGCTCATCTCGGTGGTGCTCTACCGCAGCGTCAGCTTCGGCGACTTCTACCGGTCGCTGCTGGCGAGCGCGCGCACCTCGGCTTCGATCGGCATGCTGATCGCTGGAGCGCTCGTCTTCAACTACGTCGTCACCGTCGAGAACATCCCCAACGACCTGCGGCTGCTGCTCACCGCCTGGGACCTGTCTCCGCTGGGCTTCCTCATCCTGGTCAACGTGATCCTGCTGCTGCTCGGCTGCGTGCTGGAGGGCACGACGATCCTGCTGGTGATCGTGCCCGTCTTCATCCCGACCGCGCAGTCGCTGGGCATCGACATGGTGCATTTCGGGGTGGTCGTGGTGGTAAACATCATGCTGGGCCTCATCACGCCGCCCTACGGGCTGCTGCTCTTCATCATGACGCGCATCGCCGAGGTTCCGTTGAAGGACATCGTCAGCGACGTGCTGCCCTTCCTCTGGGCGATGTTGGCGGCGCTGGCGCTCATCACATTGTTTCCCGACCTGGTGCTTTGGCTCCCGAGGCTGCTCGGCTACGGCGGTTGAACCGAGAGAGGATGACGACATGACTGACAGCAGGCCGATCTTCATCCTCAACGGGCCGAACCTGAACCGGCTTGGCATGCGCGAGCCCGAGATCTACGGCCGCACCACGCTGGCCGAGATCGAGGCCATGTGCCGCAAGGCCGCCGCCGCCCGCCCCGTGCGCTTCCACCAGACGAACGCCGAGCATCAGCTCGTCGACTGGGTCCATGAGGCGATCGACGAGGGAGCCGGGATCCTCATCAATCCGGCTGGACTGAGCTTCCGGTCGATCCCGCTGCTGGACGCGCTGAAGATGTTCCGCGGCCCGATCGTCGAGCTGCACATATCGAACATTCATCGGCGCGAGGAGATCTACCAGAAGTCGCTCGTCTCGACGGTCGCCACCGCGGTCATCGCCGGCCTCGGCGCGCGCGGCTACGGGTTCGCGGTGAAGGCGCTGATCGAGATGATCGAAGAGCGCGCCGCATGAAAACCTCGATCGCCACGGTCTCCATCAGCGGCGACCTGCGCGAGAAGCTGCAGGCGATCGCGGCGGCGGGATTCGACGGTGTCGAGATCTTCGAGAATGACTTCCTCGCCTTCGACGGCAGCCCGCGGGACGTTGGCCGGATGATCCGGGACTACGGGCTGGAGATCACGCTGTTCCAGCCGTTCCGTGACTTCGAGGGTATGCCGGAGCCGCAGCGCGCCCGCACCTTCGATCGTGCGGAACGCAAGTTCGACCTCATGCAGGAACTCGGCACCGACCTGATGCTGGTCTGCTCCAACGTTTCGCCGCTGTCGCTCGGCGGCATCGACCGGGCCGCAGCGGATCTGCGCGAGCTCGGCGAACGGGCTGCCCGCCGCGGCCTACGTGTCGGCTATGAGGCGCTCGCCTGGGGCCGCCACATCAGCGATCACCGCGACGCCTGGGAGATCGTCCGGCGCACCGATCATCCAAGTATCGGCCTGATCCTGGATTCCTTCCACACGCTGGCCCGCAGCATCGACGTGAACTCGATCCGCTCCATCCCGGCCGACCGCATCTTCATCGTCCAGCTTGCTGACGCGCCGCGGATCGACATGGACCTGCTCTTCTGGAGCAGGCATTTCCGCAACATGCCCGGCGAAGGCGACTTGCCCGTCCTCGATTTCATGCGGGCAGTCGCCGCGACCGGCTATGATGGGCCGCTTTCGCTCGAGATTTTCAACGACCAGTTCCGCGGCGGCTCGCCCAAATCGATCGCAGTCGACGGTCGCCGCTCGCTCGTCTACCTGATGGACCAGGTGCGGCGGACCGAGCCGGATATCGCTATTGCCGTGCCGGACATGCCGGACCGCGTGCGGGCAAGCGGCGTCGAGTTCGTGGAGTTCGCCGCCGACGAGGCGGAGGCGGAGGAGCTCTGCGCACTCCTCCATGCGATGGGCTTCGCCAAGGCCGGCCGGCACGTCTCCAAGGAGGTTGTCCTGTGGCGGCAGGGAGCGATCAACCTCGTCGTCAATACCGAGCGCGAGGGGTTCGCGCATTCCTCCTATCTCGTGCATGGCACGTCAGCCTACGCACTGGGGCTGACGGTGGAAGACGCCGCCGCGACGGCAGCGCGCGCCCGTGCGCTCGGAGCCGAGCCATTCGAGCAAGCGACCGGACCGGGAGAGCTCAAGATACCTGCGATTCGCGGTGTCGGGGGCGGAGTGATCTACTTCGTCGACCGCAAGTCGGAACTCGGGCGCGTCTGGGACATCGAGTTCGAACCGGGCGACGGCGAGGCGCCGCCGCAGCCGGTCGGCCTCCAGACTGTCGATCACGTCGCGCAGACGATGAACTACGAGGAAATGCTGACCTGGCTCTTGTTCTACACCTCGATCTTCGAGATGCATAAGACGCCGATGGTCGACATCGTAGACCCCGCCGGGCTGGTGCGCAGCCAGGCGATCGAGAATGCCGAAGGCTCGTTGCGGATCACCGTCAACGGAGCGGAGAACCGCCGCACCCTCGCCGGACATTTCATCGCCGAGACGTTTGGCTCGAGCGTCCAGCACCTCGCTTTCCGCACCGAGGAGATCTTCGCCACGGCTGGAGCGTTGAGAGCCAACGGCTTTGCACCGCTCCCCATCTCGCAAAACTACTATGACGACCTGGAGGCCCGCTTCGGCCTCGACGCGGACCTTGCCGAGAGGCTGCGCGCCGAAAACATCCTGTACGACCGCGACGGGCACGGCGAATATTTCCAGCTCTACAGTCCGAACTACGGCGAGGGCTTTTTCTTCGAGATCGTCGAGCGTCGCGGCGGCTATCGCGGCTACGGCGCTTCCAACGCCCCGTTCCGAATCGCCGCCCAGAAGCGCTACATCAGGCAGAAGGGCATGCCCCGCGTCTGAGCTGTGGCAGACCGCTGGAAACGTCCCCTATGACGCGCGCCGGGGTCAGCCGCAGAGCAGCGGCTCGCAGTGGAGATAACGTGCGACCTTGCGCTTCGCGCCAATGTCGATCCACACTTTCTCGACGTCTTCTTCCCGGAGCGATACCGCCTGCGCCACCTCCGCTGCGGGGATGCCGTGATCTAGGGCGTGGAGGCACAGGTCCATCTTGTCGTAAGGCAGCGCGAAATAGAACTCTTCCTGAGTCTGCGCGAGCGAATAGGTGTCGGTCGTGGGCGGGCGGCGGCGCACCGCTTCCGGTACGCCCAGATATTCGGCGAGCTGGTAGACCTGCGACTTGTAGAGGTGGGCGATGGGCTTTGCGTCTGCCGCTCCATCGCCATTCTTGACGAAGAAGCCCTGGTCGTATTCCAGCCGGTTCGGCGTACCCAGGACGGCGTAGTTCAGCCGGTCGGCGTGGTAGTATTCGAGCTGCTTGCGCGTGCGTTGCTTCATGTTCGTGGCGGCCACGATGCCCAGATAGACAGGGGCGGGCATGCGGACCGTCTGTACATGGCCGTCAGGGCTTTCCACGACGAGCGAGGAGAGATTGTAGCCGCCGGTGCTGAGCACGCTCGCCAGCACGATCTTCGACTTCCAGCCGGGTCCGTATTCCGGCACGGCGTGCCGGATGAAGCTGTCGCGTCGGCTGTAGCAGCCCATCGCCTCCAGGGCCGGGCCGATATCTTCCACGATGCTGGCAAGTCCGAAGGTCTCGGCGACCAGCCGGCCGAGCCGAAGGCTTTCAGGGTCGGAATCATTCTCCGGCATGAAGAGACAAAAGACCTTTTGCGGGCCCGCGGCGCGGGCGGCCAATGCGGCGCAGACGCTGGAATCGATGCCGCCGGAAAGCCCGAGCACGAGGCCCCGCTTGCGCAGGGGCCCGCGAAGCTGGGCGCGCAGCGTGGCCACGATGCGCTCGGTCTCCGCGGCGGGATCGATCGCGAGGGTGGCGGCGGAAAAAGCCGGGGTGGTCGTCTGCATCCGGTCATTCTCCCGTGGCGGTTGTCTGGCGGCGGATGACCTTGCCGCTCATCGTCTTTGGCAGTTCGGCGCGGAACTCGACGCTTCGGGGCACCATCACGTCCGGCAGGAGCTCCCTGCAATGGCGCAGCACGGCGCGTTCGGTCAAGGCAGGGTCGGCGGCGACGACCATGGCGTGAAGCATCGTTCCGAGGACGGGATCGGGCAGGCCGATCACCATCGCCTCCGTCACGCCCGGGCAGGCGTGCAGCACCGATTCCACCTGCAGCGGCGCCACCTTTTCCCCGCGGATCTTGAGGATGTCGTCGTTGCGCCCGACGAAATGTAGAAAGCCGTCGGCATCCGCGCGGAAAAGGTCGCCGGTGCGCAGGCGCCGTTCGCCTGGCCGTCGTCCGGGGGCGATGGCGGCAGCCGTTGCCGCCCCGTTTCGCCAATAGCCCTGCATCACATGCGGGCCGACGACGATCAGTTCACCCACGGCTCCCGGCGCTGCGGGACGGCCTGCCTCGTCGACGACGAACGCCTCGGTTCCGGGGATCGCCTTGCCGACGGATTCGGGTCGCCGGTCCAGCTCCTTAGGCGGCAGATAGGTCGCCCGCGCGCATTCGGTGAGGCCGTACATGGAATAGAGCTGCGCGTCCGGAAAGCGGCTGCGCAGCTCCTTGACATGGGCAGGCGGCAACGGCGCCGCGGCGTTCGTGATGTAGCGCAGCGTCGGAAGCTCGACGGCGTCGCGCATGGCAAGGATCATCGCAGCCATGGTCGGCACCAGCGGCAATCCGGTCACGCCTTCGGCGCGCGCCCTTTCCAGGACGGCATAGGCGAATGCAAAGCTCTTCTCCAGAACCATCGTTGCCCCGACGCGGACCCCGACGAGCAGCTGGTACAGTCCATAGGTGAAGGAGAGCGGCAGGGCGTTGAGCACGACGTCGTCGTCGGTGTTTTGCAGATAGGCGGCGATGGCGCTCGATGCAGCGTCCATGCTGGCATGGCTCATCATCACGCCCTTGGGCTCGCCGGTCGAGCCCGACGTGTGGATGATCATGGCAAGGTCGGCATCCGCGCCGCCCGCTGGGGGGAGGCGGGTCTGATGGCGGATGCAGTCCTCGAAGGCCAGCCCGTCGGGCGTCGGCGCGCCCTGCGCGCAGATGACCAGCAGGGCGGAGGAGGAAGCGGGCGTCGCCTCGGCCAACAGGCCGGCGTACTTTCCCTGCGTCAGCACCGCCTTCGGCTCGCAGTTGCCAAGGATGAAGCGCAGCGCCTCGGCCTTTGTCGTCGGGTTGACGGGGCAGAAGACTGCGCCCGCCTTGACGACGGCGAAGATGGCGACCGCCGCCTCCCAGATGTTCTCCATCAGGATCACGGCGCGCTCGCCGTCACGCACCCCCCGCTCATGAAGCACGGCGGCCAGGTGGTCGGACGTCTC
This portion of the Mesorhizobium shangrilense genome encodes:
- the sigJ gene encoding RNA polymerase sigma factor SigJ → MREDRGTDDAEHVHRAGTTTDDPHGVTFFETARPRLLGIAYRILGSHAEAEDAVQDTYLRWQNAEKATMKSPGAWLTTVCTRRAVDMLRSAYRTRVDYVGNWLPEPVQTLTESSDPAEMLELSSSLSTAFLLVLERLAPKERAAYLLREIFDVGYADVAAALDMNEAACRKLVSRANARISRDEVRHPPSWDRQRELLAAFEDAVRTGQPDDLAQLLVSDVRLTADGGGKASTVVDVSHGREVIRILTERFSEWWKPYEWRLAELNGALGLVLRQAGIVVATVSLSYDASGRIDEIYIMRNPDKLSRLHDVRIQ
- a CDS encoding putative quinol monooxygenase, with the translated sequence MSKNALFIKHTAKPGKRDELRQVWEKYVRGYVAGSDGQPAYFYCYDDNDADAILVFQIHADADSAGEFMKQPWYADYERESAALIAGTSEFRAATPQWVKGTTA
- a CDS encoding TetR/AcrR family transcriptional regulator, translating into MVGLGLEAEKGGRGGWKQDPAGVQSNILAVAMAEFAANGLSGARIDEIAAKTRTSKRMIYYYFGDKDGLYRRVLEEAYRTVREGEQKLDLEHLPPVDALTRLVEFTFDHHSRNPDFIRIVMIENIHHGVYMEQSELIAGLNAGAIEKLEAICRRGREAGLFRDDIEPLELHWQISALSFFNVSNRATFSRIFGDRLYRPEGQETLRRHAVELVLRFIVKSD
- a CDS encoding shikimate dehydrogenase, whose protein sequence is MADGVVDLLREMAAPRAAAASGVRRVLVGLVGRAIQASRTPAMHEREATRHGLDCTYVLIDFDRLGLADDRLGDVVAAAAECGFDGLNVTHPFKQAAIGHVDALAPEAEAIGAINTIVFGEAGRTGHNTDSWGFSESFREGLPGVRLDRVVQFGAGGAGAAVACALMGLGVDALAIVDSDTARADQLVRRMAPRFAGRIELARDAASALAAADGIVNATPVGMAKYPGMSFDARHLTPRHWVAEIVYFPEETELLRCARALGCRTLAGAGMAIFQAVRAFELFTGRTADRRAMASHFEAAA
- the dctP gene encoding TRAP transporter substrate-binding protein DctP; the protein is MKLDLTRRQLLAGAGILAVSTAFPALAQDKPKLRFSAVFSEQDIRAEMMKKFAEGVTGDFAFEGFYGGNLFKQGTELVALQRGNLEMGNIAPQDISKQIPAWSIVTAGYLFRDAAHVRAFFNSEAGAELKKMAADQLGVVILGPTYFGVRQVGLKPDKEIKTPSDMAGVKLRMPGGDAWQFLGEALGANPTPMAYAEVYTGLQTGAIDGQDNPLPNVENMKFYEVMSQIVLTSHLVGFDLLTVSKKVWDEMGAEKQAKFQAAADAAIDFSTEKHLAREKELVETFKGKGLKIYEPDVAAFRKHVQEKYLASDLAKDWPQGMVDKINAL
- a CDS encoding TRAP transporter small permease, with the translated sequence MLQKRLPDLGAWLYRRAENLLAGMLGAMFAAFLLQIVFRYVLNFPIGWTNEISVVLWLWLVLFGAAFVLREEEEIRFDLIYAAVSGRTRRVMVVAAAACLLILYGMSLPATWDYVTFMKVESMAYLKIRFDLLFSIYIVFVLAAIARYLWLAWRALRGDAPGEFDPTKAGSGV
- a CDS encoding TRAP transporter large permease, with the protein product MNLASPFSLSIAAITLLAFLGLPIGHAMIAGSIFYLWLAGLDMGTAAEQFLNGMYSNYIILAVPLFVLAAELMNIGSMTERLLRFCDAFIGRFRGGLAQVNVLQSIIFAGMSGSAIADAAGTGKMMQNMMTKDDKYPASFAAALTAATAVIGPIIPPSIPMVIYALVSDASIGYLFLGGVIPGLLMALSQMAIVAVAARRRNFPVETPTPLRELPGITWRAFPTLMMPVVLLGGIYTGATTPTEAAAIAAAYALLISVVLYRSVSFGDFYRSLLASARTSASIGMLIAGALVFNYVVTVENIPNDLRLLLTAWDLSPLGFLILVNVILLLLGCVLEGTTILLVIVPVFIPTAQSLGIDMVHFGVVVVVNIMLGLITPPYGLLLFIMTRIAEVPLKDIVSDVLPFLWAMLAALALITLFPDLVLWLPRLLGYGG
- a CDS encoding type II 3-dehydroquinate dehydratase, translated to MTDSRPIFILNGPNLNRLGMREPEIYGRTTLAEIEAMCRKAAAARPVRFHQTNAEHQLVDWVHEAIDEGAGILINPAGLSFRSIPLLDALKMFRGPIVELHISNIHRREEIYQKSLVSTVATAVIAGLGARGYGFAVKALIEMIEERAA
- a CDS encoding bifunctional sugar phosphate isomerase/epimerase/4-hydroxyphenylpyruvate dioxygenase family protein; protein product: MKTSIATVSISGDLREKLQAIAAAGFDGVEIFENDFLAFDGSPRDVGRMIRDYGLEITLFQPFRDFEGMPEPQRARTFDRAERKFDLMQELGTDLMLVCSNVSPLSLGGIDRAAADLRELGERAARRGLRVGYEALAWGRHISDHRDAWEIVRRTDHPSIGLILDSFHTLARSIDVNSIRSIPADRIFIVQLADAPRIDMDLLFWSRHFRNMPGEGDLPVLDFMRAVAATGYDGPLSLEIFNDQFRGGSPKSIAVDGRRSLVYLMDQVRRTEPDIAIAVPDMPDRVRASGVEFVEFAADEAEAEELCALLHAMGFAKAGRHVSKEVVLWRQGAINLVVNTEREGFAHSSYLVHGTSAYALGLTVEDAAATAARARALGAEPFEQATGPGELKIPAIRGVGGGVIYFVDRKSELGRVWDIEFEPGDGEAPPQPVGLQTVDHVAQTMNYEEMLTWLLFYTSIFEMHKTPMVDIVDPAGLVRSQAIENAEGSLRITVNGAENRRTLAGHFIAETFGSSVQHLAFRTEEIFATAGALRANGFAPLPISQNYYDDLEARFGLDADLAERLRAENILYDRDGHGEYFQLYSPNYGEGFFFEIVERRGGYRGYGASNAPFRIAAQKRYIRQKGMPRV
- the nadE gene encoding NAD(+) synthase, producing the protein MQTTTPAFSAATLAIDPAAETERIVATLRAQLRGPLRKRGLVLGLSGGIDSSVCAALAARAAGPQKVFCLFMPENDSDPESLRLGRLVAETFGLASIVEDIGPALEAMGCYSRRDSFIRHAVPEYGPGWKSKIVLASVLSTGGYNLSSLVVESPDGHVQTVRMPAPVYLGIVAATNMKQRTRKQLEYYHADRLNYAVLGTPNRLEYDQGFFVKNGDGAADAKPIAHLYKSQVYQLAEYLGVPEAVRRRPPTTDTYSLAQTQEEFYFALPYDKMDLCLHALDHGIPAAEVAQAVSLREEDVEKVWIDIGAKRKVARYLHCEPLLCG
- a CDS encoding class I adenylate-forming enzyme family protein, translated to MRIETFLRQSAAADPGKAAIVAGATRLTYAELDETSDHLAAVLHERGVRDGERAVILMENIWEAAVAIFAVVKAGAVFCPVNPTTKAEALRFILGNCEPKAVLTQGKYAGLLAEATPASSSALLVICAQGAPTPDGLAFEDCIRHQTRLPPAGGADADLAMIIHTSGSTGEPKGVMMSHASMDAASSAIAAYLQNTDDDVVLNALPLSFTYGLYQLLVGVRVGATMVLEKSFAFAYAVLERARAEGVTGLPLVPTMAAMILAMRDAVELPTLRYITNAAAPLPPAHVKELRSRFPDAQLYSMYGLTECARATYLPPKELDRRPESVGKAIPGTEAFVVDEAGRPAAPGAVGELIVVGPHVMQGYWRNGAATAAAIAPGRRPGERRLRTGDLFRADADGFLHFVGRNDDILKIRGEKVAPLQVESVLHACPGVTEAMVIGLPDPVLGTMLHAMVVAADPALTERAVLRHCRELLPDVMVPRSVEFRAELPKTMSGKVIRRQTTATGE